Proteins encoded together in one Oncorhynchus gorbuscha isolate QuinsamMale2020 ecotype Even-year unplaced genomic scaffold, OgorEven_v1.0 Un_scaffold_261:::fragment_2:::debris, whole genome shotgun sequence window:
- the LOC124017493 gene encoding zinc finger protein 708-like produces the protein MSKQQLLRVFLNDRLTAAAVEIFGEVEKTVVEYQEENDRLRRLLRIKPEVKLCRTDSLQLSVSEEEVPPEQQHCEQEWSPSLEQEDPETTQIKEEQEEVRTSQEEEQLQGLFDTKDSIFTPSCVKSECDLENPCQEAVVAEHPTLSPLKTSKLQLFRVFLNECLTTSAAVEIFGAIEKTVAEYQEENDLLRRLLRRTPEIQLCRIDSLQLSVSEEEVPAEQQHCEQEWSPSLGQKDPETKQIKEEQEEVRTSQEEEQLQGLKDSVFTPSCVKSECDQEDPLQSLTLPQIQTVENRESDSKPVDLTPFVTVTHIKGLNIPCDLPDNQNIACSHSSAVSSDPVGLDSSPPLDPSPPLDPSPPLDPSPPLDPSPPLDPSPPLKKHCSKPNTTSRKTHHCRDCGATFALKADLQRHVTLFSKIPSECSSCQKRYNSSCKLKAHVRLCHSGKPCTCPVCGMTFKYKGDLSNHMRIHTGKKSFICGDCGKSFNRTDFLTRHKLTHTGEKPFTCGDCGKSFNRKETLTTHKLTHTREKPFSCGDCGKSFNRKVSLTEHKLTRTGVKPFSCGDCGKSFIRKVSLTEHKLTHTGEKPFVCGDCGKSFNRIGHLSEHKLTHTGEKPFSCGECGKSFIQNRALSRHLLTHTGEKSFSCGDCGKSFNQKWDLRRHKLTHTGEKPFTCGDCGRSFNRKETLSTHKLTHTRETPFSCGDCGKSFIQKGVLMRHKLTHTGEKPFSCVDCGKSFILKGDLRRHMLIHTGEKPFTCGDCGKSFNRKQTLTTHKLTHTRDKSCSCGDCGKSFNRKHHGCSVCDKILIQKTNLLTREKQPQRK, from the exons ATGTCTAAACAACAGTTGCTTCGTGTGTTTTTAAATGATCGTTTAACGGCGGCTGCTGTGGAGATTTTCGGGGAAGTTGAGAAAACGGTAGTGGAGTACCAGGAGGAGAATGATCGGCTACGGAGACTGCTGCGGATCAAACCGGAGGTTAAACTATGTAGAACAG actccctgcagctctctgtctctgaagagGAGGTTCCCCCTGAGCAGCAGCACTGTGAGCAGGAGTGGAGCCCCAGTCTGGAGCAGGAGGACCCAGAGACCACACAGAttaaagaggaacaggaggaagtcaggaccagtcaggaggaagagcagcttcaaGGGCTCTTTGATACCAAAGACTCCATATTCACTCCTTCCTGTGTGAAAAGTGAATGTGATCTGGAGAACCCATGTCAAGAAGCCGTAGTAGCTGAACACCCAACTCTCAGTCCACTGAAAACATCTAAACTACAGTTGTTTCGTGTGTTTTTAAATGAATGTTTAACGACATCTGCTGCTGTGGAGATTTTTGGTGCGATTGAGAAAACAGTAGCAGAGTACCAGGAGGAGAATGATCTGCTACGGAGACTGCTGCGGAGGACACCAGAGATACAACTATGTAGAATAG actccctgcagctctctgtctctgaagagGAGGTTCCCGCTGAGCAGCAGCACTGTGAGCAGGAGTGGAGCCCCAGTCTGGGGCAGAAGGACCCAGAGACCAAACAGAttaaagaggaacaggaggaagtcaggaccagtcaggaggaagagcagcttcaaGGGCTCAAAGACTCCGTATTCACTCCTTCCTGTGTGAAAAGTGAATGTGATCAGGAGGACCCACTTCAGTCCTTGACTCTTCCCCAAATCCAGactgtggagaacagagagagtgactcTAAACCAGTGGATCTCACACCTTTTGTCACTGTGACCCACATTAAGGGTCTCAACATTCCCTGTGACCTTCCAGATAATCAAAACATTGCCTGCAGCCACAGTTCAGCTGTAAGCAGTGACCCAGTAGGACTTGACAGTAGCCCACCATTGGATCCCAGTCCACCATTAGATCCCAGTCCACCATTAGATCCCAGTCCACCATTAGATCCCAGTCCACCATTGGATCCCAGTCCACCATTGAAGAAACACTGTTCCAAACCCAACACCACATCTAGAAAAACTCACCACTGCCGTGACTGTGGTGCCACATTTGCTCTGAAAGCTGACCTGCAGAGACACGTGACTCTCTTCAGTAAGATACCCAGTGAATGTAGTTCCTGCCAAAAACGCTACAACTCCAGCTGTAAACTGAAGGCCCATGTCCGACTCTGTCACAGTGGTAAACCCTGCACCTGCCCTGTTTGTGGAATGACCTTCAAATACAAAGGAGATCTGTCCAATCACATGAGGATTCACACAGGAAAGAAATCCTTTatctgtggtgactgtgggaaaagcttcaatCGCACGGATTTCCTAACCAGGCATAAactgactcacacaggagagaagccattcacctgtggtgactgtgggaaaagcttcaatCGGAAGGAGACCTTAACTACGCACAAACTGACTCACACTAGAGAGAAACCATttagctgtggtgactgtgggaaaagTTTCAATCGGAAGGTGAGCCTAACTGAACATAAATTGACTCGCACAGGAGTGAAACCATttagctgtggtgactgtgggaaaagcttcatTCGGAAGGTGAGCCTAACTGAACATAAactgactcacacaggagagaaaccatttgtctgtggtgactgtgggaaaagcttcaatCGGATAGGGCACCTATCTGAACATAAactgactcacacaggagagaaaccatttagcTGTGGTGAATGTGGGAAGAGCTTTATTCAGAACAGGGCACTAAGTAGACATTTactgactcacacaggagagaaatcatttagctgtggtgactgtgggaaaagcttcaatCAGAAGTGGGACCTAAGGAGACATAAgctgactcacacaggagagaaaccattcacctgtggtgactgtgggagAAGTTTCAATCGCAAGGAGACTTTAAGTACGCACAAACTAACTCACACCAGAGAGACACCATttagctgtggtgactgtgggaagagctttATTCAGAAGGGTGTCCTAATGAGGCATAAactgactcacacaggagagaaaccatttagcTGTGTTGACTGCGGGAAAAGCTTTATTCTGAAAGGGGACCTAAGAAGACATATGctgattcacacaggagagaaaccattcacctgtggtgactgtgggaaaagTTTCAATCGCAAGCAGACCTTAACTACGCACAAGCTAACTCACACCAGAGATAAATCATGTAGCTGTGGggactgtgggaaaagcttcaatCGGAAACATCATGGCTGCTCAGTCTGTGATAAAATATTAATTCAGAAAACTAATCTGCTAACACGTGAAAAACAACCACAAAGAAAGTAA